In Methanosarcina siciliae T4/M, one genomic interval encodes:
- a CDS encoding CoA-binding protein, with product MEPKASDWIDFWDANTFAVITDNTKPAMKWTASELKKRGKKVYLVDLSDKPGPGSLKSVSELPTGLDRAIIGITKSEPGDLIPVLKERGAKKVWIHWKTETEKALGACRDEELECLAGRCPMMYLGSGLSIHGVHRAIAKMTGNY from the coding sequence ATGGAACCAAAAGCCTCAGATTGGATTGACTTCTGGGACGCAAATACTTTTGCAGTGATTACCGACAATACAAAACCGGCCATGAAATGGACCGCATCGGAACTCAAAAAGCGGGGCAAAAAAGTCTACCTCGTTGATCTCTCCGATAAACCCGGCCCCGGCTCCCTGAAAAGCGTTTCCGAACTCCCGACCGGCCTTGACCGCGCCATCATCGGCATAACAAAGTCCGAACCCGGAGACCTGATCCCCGTCCTGAAAGAAAGAGGTGCCAAAAAAGTCTGGATTCACTGGAAAACCGAAACCGAAAAAGCCCTCGGTGCCTGCAGAGACGAAGAACTCGAATGCCTTGCAGGCCGATGCCCGATGATGTACCTCGGAAGCGGGTTGAGTATACACGGGGTTCACAGGGCGATTGCAAAGATGACAGGGAATTATTAA
- a CDS encoding ferritin family protein, giving the protein MLSKIPIDLAKISEDDLDKEILRAGIIAELDAINLYEQMAALAKNEDIRTILLDIAKEEKTHIGEFQTLLLRFDSQQKDELEAGAEEVEEELSK; this is encoded by the coding sequence TTGTTATCAAAAATTCCCATAGACCTTGCAAAAATATCTGAAGACGATCTGGACAAAGAAATCCTCAGAGCCGGGATTATTGCCGAGCTTGATGCCATAAATCTTTACGAACAGATGGCTGCCCTTGCCAAAAATGAGGATATAAGGACAATCCTCCTGGATATTGCAAAGGAAGAAAAAACTCACATCGGGGAGTTTCAGACACTTTTACTCCGCTTCGATTCCCAGCAAAAAGATGAACTTGAAGCCGGAGCCGAAGAAGTAGAGGAAGAGCTGTCCAAATAA
- a CDS encoding PQQ-dependent sugar dehydrogenase: protein MKETKIIFGFFALVVLIFVAYTVLRTVPIDNCGENGKGIGCIELPAGFSIDYYAENVEGARSMALSPNGTLFVGSRGAGKVYALPDRDGDNKADEVIVLANGLEMPNGVALRNGSLYVAEISRVIRYDDIEARLENPPGPVVVNADFLSDRSHGWKYIKFGPDGKLYVPVGMPCNICEQEDERYGTIMRMEPDGSQLEVFASGIRNSVGFAWHPETEELWFTDNGRDWLGDDLPPDELNRAPEPGMNFGFPYCHAGYIPDPEFGALRNCSEFTPPEQKLGPHVAALGMTFYTGTMFPEEYRNQIFIAEHGSWNRKIPIGYRVTLVKLENGTPVSYEPFAEGWLQGLAAWGRPVDVLVMPDGALLVSDDKNNAIYRISYS, encoded by the coding sequence ATGAAGGAAACAAAGATAATCTTCGGTTTTTTCGCGCTTGTTGTCCTTATTTTTGTAGCCTATACTGTCCTGAGAACCGTACCGATCGATAACTGTGGGGAAAATGGGAAAGGGATTGGCTGTATTGAGCTTCCAGCAGGGTTTTCCATTGATTATTATGCCGAAAATGTCGAAGGCGCAAGGTCCATGGCCCTCAGCCCTAACGGAACCCTTTTTGTGGGGAGCCGGGGCGCCGGAAAGGTCTATGCCCTTCCTGACCGGGATGGGGACAATAAAGCCGATGAGGTGATTGTGCTTGCCAATGGCCTGGAGATGCCAAACGGGGTTGCTTTAAGGAATGGCTCCCTCTATGTGGCCGAAATTTCCAGAGTGATCCGATATGACGACATTGAAGCAAGACTTGAAAACCCGCCAGGGCCGGTTGTGGTCAATGCTGATTTCCTTTCCGACCGCTCCCACGGCTGGAAATACATCAAATTCGGGCCTGACGGAAAGCTGTACGTGCCTGTAGGGATGCCTTGCAATATCTGCGAACAGGAAGACGAGCGCTACGGGACGATTATGCGGATGGAACCTGACGGGAGCCAGCTCGAAGTCTTTGCAAGCGGCATCAGGAACTCGGTCGGCTTTGCCTGGCATCCCGAAACCGAAGAATTATGGTTTACAGACAACGGCAGAGACTGGCTCGGAGACGACCTGCCCCCTGACGAACTCAACAGAGCGCCCGAACCCGGGATGAATTTCGGCTTTCCCTACTGCCACGCAGGCTATATCCCTGACCCGGAATTCGGAGCCCTTCGGAACTGCTCCGAGTTTACGCCGCCTGAACAGAAACTCGGCCCTCACGTGGCTGCCCTCGGGATGACCTTTTACACAGGCACGATGTTCCCCGAAGAATACAGAAACCAGATCTTTATTGCCGAGCACGGCTCCTGGAACAGGAAAATTCCCATCGGCTACCGGGTCACCCTTGTCAAGCTGGAAAACGGAACCCCTGTAAGCTACGAACCCTTTGCGGAAGGCTGGCTACAGGGCCTTGCCGCCTGGGGAAGACCTGTGGACGTTCTTGTAATGCCTGACGGGGCTCTGCTTGTTTCGGATGATAAAAACAATGCAATATACAGGATCAGTTACAGCTGA
- the dinB gene encoding DNA polymerase IV, with the protein MMLAPNSKTKTSERRITFHVDMDSFFASVEIRERPEIKGMPVVVGSDPKGGSGRGVVSTCSYEARKYGIHSAMPISQAYRLCPGAVFLPVNMKLYAGVSAGVMELLRSFSEKFQQVSVDEAYLIPGPEIRNFEEAALYALRIKDEVQRQQGITCSVGVGPNKLISKIASGFQKPDGLTVVRPEDVRDFLFPLPVSIIPGIGEKTTETLNEMGINRVEELSNCDIQLLSERFGKMGLKMKQLANGLDFEEVVEKEGVKSISRHGTFAEDTNDPVKISGSLDILIESVHGALLKHHFLFKTVTLTVRFEDFSTYTRSKTLSIWTSDIFVIKRTAMKLLSEFTGRRKFRLVGVGVTKFRERDEKQTLITDFP; encoded by the coding sequence ATGATGCTTGCCCCCAATTCCAAAACGAAAACATCCGAAAGGCGAATCACCTTCCATGTCGATATGGACAGTTTTTTTGCGTCTGTAGAGATAAGAGAAAGACCCGAAATTAAGGGGATGCCCGTAGTTGTGGGTTCTGACCCTAAAGGAGGGTCAGGAAGGGGAGTAGTAAGCACCTGCTCATATGAGGCAAGAAAGTATGGAATCCATTCGGCAATGCCTATTTCTCAGGCTTACAGGCTCTGTCCGGGGGCCGTATTTCTACCTGTGAACATGAAGCTCTATGCAGGGGTTTCGGCAGGAGTAATGGAGCTTTTGAGAAGTTTTTCAGAAAAGTTCCAGCAGGTCAGTGTTGATGAAGCCTATCTCATACCCGGCCCTGAAATCCGAAATTTTGAAGAAGCAGCCCTCTATGCGCTCAGGATAAAGGATGAGGTGCAGAGGCAGCAGGGGATAACCTGCTCCGTGGGGGTCGGGCCGAACAAACTTATTTCAAAAATTGCTTCGGGTTTCCAGAAGCCTGACGGACTTACGGTTGTCAGGCCCGAAGATGTTCGGGATTTTCTCTTTCCACTGCCTGTATCTATAATTCCGGGAATAGGAGAAAAGACAACTGAAACCCTGAATGAGATGGGAATAAACAGGGTGGAAGAGCTTTCAAACTGCGATATTCAGCTGCTTTCGGAAAGGTTTGGAAAAATGGGGCTCAAGATGAAGCAGCTGGCAAACGGGCTTGATTTTGAAGAGGTCGTTGAAAAGGAAGGTGTAAAGTCAATCAGCAGGCATGGAACCTTTGCAGAGGATACTAATGACCCTGTGAAAATCTCCGGATCTCTGGATATTCTTATAGAGAGCGTACACGGAGCTCTCCTGAAACACCATTTCCTGTTTAAAACCGTAACCCTTACAGTGCGCTTTGAAGATTTTTCCACGTATACGCGCTCAAAGACTCTCTCTATCTGGACTTCCGATATCTTCGTGATAAAAAGGACAGCCATGAAACTTTTATCGGAATTTACGGGGAGGCGGAAATTCAGGCTTGTTGGGGTAGGGGTCACAAAATTCAGGGAAAGAGATGAAAAGCAGACTCTTATTACGGATTTTCCTTAA
- a CDS encoding MBL fold metallo-hydrolase → MQIEILGCESFGARSLACTVKTGKKNILIDPGVALARLRYGLPPHPLEVAAALKIRKKILHAAGGATDIVISHYHGDHMPMKAEDPYQLPVEALPSPEGIRFWCKGPEKISGLSARRRKELFHFLGFSLPSAEGSSFDCISFSKPVPHGTRAKGFGTVMMTRVCEGDEVFVHSSDIQLLDREAVLEVLALKPTVVFSSGPPLYLFHHVPEASEEAFENALLLARNVETLILDHHLLRSLEGYRWLKKLAGKVESTVLCAAAFMGREPELLEARRKILYEKMPVPGGWYEAYAKGDTGLEENL, encoded by the coding sequence ATGCAGATCGAAATCCTCGGGTGTGAGTCCTTCGGAGCAAGGTCTCTTGCCTGCACTGTAAAGACCGGGAAGAAGAATATTTTGATCGATCCGGGAGTTGCCCTCGCTCGCCTGCGTTACGGCTTGCCTCCACACCCCTTAGAAGTTGCAGCTGCCCTCAAAATAAGGAAAAAGATCCTTCATGCTGCTGGAGGTGCAACGGATATCGTAATCAGCCATTACCACGGGGACCATATGCCCATGAAAGCCGAAGATCCTTATCAACTGCCAGTGGAAGCCCTTCCTTCTCCGGAAGGTATCCGGTTCTGGTGTAAAGGTCCGGAAAAGATTTCAGGGCTTTCTGCCCGCAGGAGAAAAGAGCTCTTTCACTTTCTGGGTTTTTCCCTTCCCTCGGCTGAAGGCAGCAGTTTCGATTGCATAAGTTTTTCAAAACCAGTCCCTCACGGGACAAGGGCTAAGGGTTTTGGCACTGTAATGATGACCAGGGTCTGTGAAGGCGATGAGGTATTTGTCCACAGCTCGGATATCCAGCTCCTGGACAGGGAAGCTGTGCTTGAGGTACTTGCCTTGAAGCCAACAGTAGTTTTCTCTTCAGGCCCACCGCTCTACCTTTTCCACCATGTCCCTGAAGCTTCAGAAGAGGCATTTGAAAATGCTCTGCTGCTTGCCAGAAACGTTGAAACTCTGATCCTGGACCACCATCTCTTGAGGTCGCTTGAAGGTTACAGGTGGTTAAAAAAACTGGCAGGAAAAGTTGAAAGCACAGTCCTGTGTGCTGCAGCGTTCATGGGAAGGGAGCCGGAACTGCTTGAAGCTAGGAGAAAAATACTCTATGAAAAAATGCCTGTACCCGGGGGCTGGTATGAAGCCTATGCAAAGGGGGATACAGGACTTGAGGAAAATCTTTAA
- a CDS encoding helix-turn-helix transcriptional regulator encodes MEDSLINLIFLSEKRKNVLLLLLNGPNDINTIKKKLKASATSVQPQIKMLREKHLLVQEKDIYRLSDIGKIITEKMKPLLDTINVLEENADYLADRDLSKIPPFLLHRIGELGHCITIEPQIEHMFEMIPEFVKNAEEAKELRALISYFHPLFPSFYLELAKKGILVSLTLPESILRRWFENDYREQTRHFLEMENSKILVCKECEMFPTIVAADSFMEIALFPKDSAFDRKYLMSFEPGAIFWGKELYDYYEKSSEEVQNIDSYAAVSPEKTGKKAP; translated from the coding sequence ATGGAAGACTCTTTAATTAACCTTATTTTTCTCTCAGAAAAAAGAAAAAATGTACTTCTCCTGCTACTTAATGGACCAAATGACATCAATACAATTAAGAAAAAACTTAAAGCAAGTGCAACCTCCGTCCAGCCCCAGATAAAAATGCTCAGAGAAAAACACCTTTTAGTCCAGGAAAAGGACATTTACAGGCTTAGCGATATCGGAAAAATCATCACCGAAAAAATGAAACCCCTTCTGGATACCATTAATGTGCTGGAAGAAAATGCGGATTACTTGGCTGATAGGGATCTAAGCAAAATCCCACCATTCCTCCTGCACCGAATAGGCGAACTGGGGCACTGCATTACAATTGAACCCCAGATAGAACATATGTTCGAAATGATTCCCGAATTTGTAAAAAATGCTGAAGAAGCAAAGGAGTTAAGAGCGCTCATTTCTTATTTTCATCCCCTCTTTCCTTCATTTTATCTTGAACTTGCCAAAAAAGGTATCTTGGTATCCCTGACTCTTCCCGAATCAATCCTTAGAAGATGGTTTGAGAATGATTACAGGGAACAAACCAGGCATTTTCTTGAAATGGAGAATAGTAAAATCCTGGTTTGCAAAGAATGTGAAATGTTTCCAACTATTGTGGCGGCAGACAGTTTCATGGAAATAGCTCTTTTCCCTAAGGACTCCGCCTTTGACCGAAAATACCTGATGAGCTTTGAACCCGGAGCTATTTTCTGGGGCAAAGAACTTTATGACTACTACGAAAAAAGTTCAGAGGAAGTTCAGAATATTGACAGCTACGCAGCAGTAAGCCCTGAAAAAACAGGAAAAAAAGCTCCCTGA
- a CDS encoding PAS domain-containing protein, which yields MGFNQVAESDELILDEALERQRILETVINNSPIMVFLWTPEENWPANYVSENVTQLGYNAEDFLTGRIMYANIVHSEDINRVRKELTKCCESGKDDFVNRYRVLTGNGEIRWVEEKTFIQRDERRNVVNFQAIIRDITSEIKNEKALHDALESQKALMEKQKALLDRQRALETVINNSSIVGFLWKAEKYWPTLYVSENVRQFGYTPEDFISGRVLYGKIIHPEDLLLVELELEENCEEGGKEFNRQYRILTKSGEVRWVEEKTFIQRNQDGQATNFQGLIEDITEKLKKPEK from the coding sequence ATGGGATTTAATCAGGTAGCTGAAAGCGACGAACTTATACTTGATGAAGCACTCGAAAGGCAGCGGATTCTGGAAACCGTGATCAATAACAGTCCTATCATGGTTTTCCTCTGGACCCCGGAAGAGAACTGGCCTGCCAACTACGTCTCGGAAAACGTAACCCAGCTAGGGTACAATGCAGAGGATTTTCTTACAGGCAGGATAATGTATGCAAACATAGTCCATTCCGAAGACATAAACCGGGTAAGAAAAGAACTCACCAAATGCTGTGAAAGCGGAAAAGACGATTTTGTCAACCGATATAGGGTACTGACTGGAAACGGGGAGATCCGATGGGTGGAAGAAAAGACCTTTATACAACGCGATGAAAGAAGAAACGTGGTCAATTTTCAGGCCATAATCAGGGACATTACCTCTGAGATCAAAAACGAAAAAGCCCTGCATGATGCTCTTGAGAGCCAGAAAGCCCTCATGGAAAAACAAAAAGCTCTGCTTGATCGGCAGAGGGCGCTGGAGACAGTGATCAACAACAGTTCGATTGTGGGTTTTCTCTGGAAGGCCGAAAAATACTGGCCCACGCTCTATGTATCCGAGAATGTCCGGCAGTTCGGATACACTCCTGAAGATTTCATTTCAGGGAGAGTCCTCTATGGAAAAATAATTCACCCCGAAGACCTCCTCCTTGTGGAACTCGAACTTGAGGAAAACTGTGAAGAAGGAGGTAAAGAGTTCAACCGTCAGTACCGCATTCTTACAAAGAGCGGAGAAGTCCGATGGGTGGAAGAAAAAACCTTTATACAGCGCAACCAGGACGGTCAGGCGACCAATTTCCAGGGTCTTATCGAAGACATAACCGAAAAGCTCAAAAAGCCTGAAAAATAA
- a CDS encoding DUF2769 domain-containing protein, which yields MFCSRGNSEKVRKKEGCLCETCALFKKFRLEGEYFCRPGESMEVFEGPSFPLNICTNFHTSAGKIRVCVLDERTVNLR from the coding sequence ATGTTCTGTTCCCGGGGCAACAGCGAAAAGGTAAGAAAAAAAGAGGGCTGTCTCTGTGAAACATGTGCTCTTTTCAAAAAGTTCCGACTTGAGGGGGAATATTTCTGCCGGCCCGGAGAGAGCATGGAAGTTTTTGAAGGCCCCAGTTTCCCTTTGAATATCTGTACAAATTTCCATACCAGTGCCGGAAAAATAAGGGTCTGTGTACTGGATGAACGAACTGTAAATTTGAGGTAA
- the mtbC gene encoding dimethylamine corrinoid protein MtbC: protein MATKEELIQELSDTVISCKKDAVLAAVEKAKQVMEPSEIIEKGLSAGMNQVGVLFERGKLFLPHVMMAADAMTAGVKVLEADLPAGAETKKLGVVVNGTVEGDVHDIGKSIVSTMLQSAGFEVHDIGRDVPIKNFVEKAKNVNANMIGLSALMTTTLPGQREVIELLKEEGLRDKIKVMVGGAPATQAWANKIGADCYAENASEAVAKAKEMLL from the coding sequence ATGGCAACTAAAGAAGAACTTATTCAGGAGCTTTCGGATACAGTAATCTCCTGTAAAAAAGATGCAGTACTTGCTGCAGTTGAGAAAGCAAAGCAGGTTATGGAGCCTTCAGAAATTATTGAAAAAGGGCTTTCTGCTGGTATGAACCAGGTAGGAGTTTTGTTTGAGAGGGGAAAACTCTTCCTGCCCCATGTTATGATGGCAGCCGATGCAATGACAGCAGGCGTCAAGGTTCTTGAAGCTGATCTCCCCGCAGGAGCCGAGACAAAAAAGCTTGGTGTTGTCGTAAACGGAACCGTTGAAGGCGACGTGCACGACATAGGGAAGTCTATCGTCTCAACCATGCTGCAGTCTGCTGGTTTTGAAGTCCATGACATAGGCAGGGACGTACCTATTAAGAATTTTGTTGAGAAAGCAAAAAATGTCAATGCAAACATGATAGGGCTTTCTGCTCTCATGACTACCACGCTTCCGGGACAGAGAGAGGTTATCGAGCTTCTGAAAGAAGAGGGGCTGAGAGACAAAATAAAAGTCATGGTCGGTGGCGCCCCTGCAACTCAGGCCTGGGCAAACAAAATAGGTGCTGACTGCTACGCTGAAAACGCAAGTGAAGCAGTGGCAAAGGCAAAAGAAATGCTTCTCTGA
- a CDS encoding APC family permease encodes MSDDNIETGGLQRTIDWKQGLAIALGVPVLILPSIGYFASYVWAFAIIVWALSVFQGFMQNFAYGELATMFPKASGLPGYAQSVFGAKDGNKRYDRSKLLGGFSAWSYWFAWNPVLAIFSILIGSYLKGLVPAFAGIPDLALYLASGATVFLFLILVNYRGLSGGATLGYILAVLSLAPLIIISLAPFVTGHFELSNITGAWLPTDWSWDLNHILILLGLMAMAQWSACAWETAAIYGPEYRQPRSDVPKALFICGAICLLTFILVQAACTGTLGIDGILAEPFSPMLPLAQMTLGPIGGSLTILMLIAAMVLIIQTAFLGASRAMYSMAEEGNLPTFFGKMNAHGTPVNAMIVIALFNMGFIFLGTPAAILAASAIGYVCANGISLFAYVKAKFDPRFSGLERPFKAPGGWQYVAAFFGFFNLPLCLVGVVYLNSLEVGWTSTIVGFVVLALYIPLWFYSQNENPIKIEKEKPAPDKSTT; translated from the coding sequence ATGAGCGACGATAATATTGAAACCGGAGGGCTTCAGCGAACAATTGACTGGAAGCAGGGGCTTGCAATTGCTCTAGGGGTTCCTGTGCTGATCCTTCCTTCTATCGGCTATTTTGCAAGTTATGTCTGGGCTTTTGCTATAATTGTGTGGGCACTTTCTGTCTTCCAGGGTTTCATGCAGAACTTTGCTTACGGCGAACTTGCAACAATGTTCCCCAAAGCTTCCGGACTGCCCGGGTATGCCCAGAGCGTGTTCGGGGCAAAAGACGGAAATAAGCGTTATGACAGAAGCAAACTGCTCGGAGGTTTCAGTGCCTGGAGCTACTGGTTTGCCTGGAATCCCGTGCTTGCTATCTTTTCAATTCTTATTGGAAGCTACCTCAAAGGGCTTGTCCCCGCCTTTGCAGGTATACCTGATCTGGCTCTTTACCTGGCGTCCGGTGCGACTGTATTTTTGTTCCTGATCCTTGTCAACTACCGCGGGCTTTCAGGGGGAGCAACACTTGGATATATCCTTGCAGTGCTTTCGCTTGCCCCGCTTATAATTATCTCCCTGGCACCTTTCGTAACCGGGCACTTTGAGCTCAGCAATATTACAGGCGCCTGGCTTCCTACCGACTGGAGCTGGGATCTTAATCATATCCTTATCCTGCTCGGGCTCATGGCAATGGCTCAGTGGAGCGCCTGTGCCTGGGAAACCGCAGCCATATACGGGCCCGAGTACAGGCAGCCCAGGTCTGATGTGCCCAAAGCCCTCTTTATTTGTGGGGCTATCTGCCTTCTGACCTTTATCCTTGTCCAGGCAGCCTGTACGGGTACCCTGGGCATCGATGGAATTCTGGCCGAGCCCTTTTCGCCAATGCTTCCCCTGGCTCAGATGACCCTGGGCCCCATTGGAGGGTCTCTTACCATCCTCATGCTGATTGCGGCAATGGTCCTTATCATCCAGACAGCTTTCCTGGGAGCTTCAAGAGCTATGTATTCAATGGCTGAAGAAGGGAATCTGCCGACGTTTTTCGGAAAGATGAACGCCCACGGAACCCCTGTCAATGCAATGATTGTCATTGCTCTCTTTAACATGGGTTTCATCTTCCTCGGGACGCCTGCAGCTATCCTGGCAGCTTCGGCAATCGGATATGTCTGCGCTAACGGGATCAGCCTTTTTGCATATGTGAAAGCGAAGTTCGATCCCCGCTTTTCAGGGCTTGAAAGACCCTTCAAAGCTCCGGGGGGCTGGCAGTATGTTGCTGCGTTTTTCGGGTTCTTTAACCTGCCTCTCTGTCTGGTGGGAGTAGTTTATCTCAATAGCCTTGAGGTCGGATGGACCTCCACAATAGTCGGTTTCGTTGTGCTCGCCCTCTATATTCCTCTCTGGTTCTATTCCCAGAATGAAAACCCGATAAAGATAGAAAAAGAAAAACCAGCACCGGACAAAAGCACAACATGA
- a CDS encoding histidine kinase dimerization/phosphoacceptor domain -containing protein, with amino-acid sequence MFRDTPLKTKMILYTVLGVFLILTASTAVIISTVTTQEEKLAYQQSVEMASNYANQFDADMKANLAIARTISTTMESYETTDRAEVLLILENLLRDNPHLLGTYVAFEPDAFDGKDAEYINALAHDETGRFVPYWNKMNGTVSVAPLLHYDTSDYYQLPKNTKKDLLTEPYFYEGVFMVSYVSPIIKDGKFAGIGGVDVSLDYVDEVVGEVKTFETGYAFMVSNTGVLLSHPTYNDWIGKKNLSDFGEDELGKASDDIKNGIGGHIETIDPTTGRTVILFYEPVKTGDFAFVLVVPKEEMLAGVTDLRNRLLIISAISILFMAALAYMIARSVTKPISRIVEDFESIAHEAVKGELGVRAETDVEVDFREIPRGLNEILNAVVVPIRETMRVTNALAKGELKERVNVDVQGEFRELEDTLDKFSETLNLIIDDSNAVLTTFQHNNFKRPIRVQGQGDFKLLTDGIEETRLVLYRVTRQRREAEKALLDYARKLEHSNKLKEKLERIINSSPVIVFLWKDEEGWPIEFVSKNVTRLGYEVEDFTSRKILYGDIVYPEDLEKVKIEFARNVEYNCEDYSFEYRILTRSGEVRWVDERTFIQRDEEGEIHLQGVVLDITEHKKAEEALLKMEEVRKKEIHHRIKNNLQVISTLLYLESGNFTDEKVIEAFRDSQHRVKSMALVHEKLYQSEDMISVDFADYIQNLVNYLFGAYSVGDRNINLKLDVDNVFLGMDTAVPLGIIINELVSNSLKHAFLKGEDGEICVRLKKEENGKDGKGTGRLDTGKGIKAGAPGKCFSLIVRDNGKGFPEDLDFRETDSLGLQLVVSLVEQVEGSIELDTSRETEFRIRFRELKYKQKL; translated from the coding sequence ATGTTCCGTGATACCCCGTTGAAAACAAAGATGATTCTCTATACCGTACTCGGGGTTTTTCTAATCCTTACGGCTTCCACAGCCGTGATTATTTCCACGGTTACAACACAGGAAGAAAAACTGGCGTACCAGCAGTCCGTTGAAATGGCTTCCAATTATGCAAACCAGTTCGATGCGGATATGAAAGCCAACCTTGCCATTGCAAGGACAATCTCCACAACCATGGAAAGCTACGAGACTACAGACAGGGCCGAAGTCCTCCTGATTCTGGAAAACCTGCTCCGCGACAACCCTCACCTTCTCGGGACCTATGTTGCTTTTGAACCTGATGCTTTTGACGGGAAAGATGCCGAATACATAAATGCACTTGCCCACGATGAGACTGGCAGGTTTGTCCCTTACTGGAATAAAATGAACGGGACTGTTTCGGTTGCTCCTCTTCTTCATTATGATACTTCGGATTATTATCAGCTCCCAAAGAATACAAAGAAGGATTTGCTCACCGAACCCTACTTTTATGAAGGAGTCTTCATGGTGAGTTACGTTTCTCCGATCATTAAGGATGGAAAATTTGCAGGGATCGGAGGGGTGGATGTTTCCCTGGACTATGTGGACGAGGTGGTAGGCGAGGTCAAGACTTTTGAAACCGGGTACGCTTTTATGGTAAGCAACACCGGAGTTCTACTTTCCCACCCCACATATAATGACTGGATCGGGAAAAAGAACCTTTCTGATTTTGGGGAAGATGAGCTTGGAAAAGCCTCCGATGACATAAAAAACGGCATAGGTGGGCATATAGAGACAATAGACCCTACTACAGGCAGGACTGTTATTCTTTTCTACGAACCTGTCAAAACCGGAGATTTTGCTTTCGTGCTGGTGGTTCCAAAAGAAGAAATGCTTGCCGGGGTAACTGACCTGAGGAACCGGTTGCTGATTATTTCTGCAATTTCAATCCTGTTCATGGCTGCCCTCGCTTATATGATTGCAAGGTCCGTAACAAAACCAATTAGCCGAATTGTTGAGGACTTTGAAAGCATTGCCCATGAAGCGGTTAAAGGGGAACTGGGGGTAAGGGCTGAAACGGATGTCGAGGTCGATTTTCGGGAAATTCCCAGGGGCCTGAATGAAATTCTCAATGCCGTAGTGGTTCCTATCAGAGAAACCATGAGGGTGACCAACGCTCTTGCAAAAGGAGAGTTAAAAGAAAGGGTCAATGTCGATGTGCAGGGAGAGTTTCGAGAACTTGAGGATACTCTCGATAAGTTTTCCGAAACTCTTAATCTGATTATTGATGACTCAAACGCCGTCCTTACAACCTTTCAGCATAACAACTTCAAGAGGCCTATCAGGGTCCAGGGGCAGGGAGATTTCAAGCTTCTTACCGATGGAATCGAAGAAACTCGCCTGGTCCTTTACAGGGTTACGAGGCAGCGGAGGGAAGCAGAAAAAGCCCTTCTCGATTATGCTCGGAAGCTTGAGCATTCTAACAAGTTAAAGGAAAAGCTGGAACGCATAATTAACAGCAGCCCTGTTATTGTTTTTTTGTGGAAGGACGAAGAAGGCTGGCCAATAGAGTTTGTTTCGAAAAACGTTACGAGGCTTGGGTATGAGGTAGAGGACTTTACTTCAAGAAAAATCCTTTACGGGGACATAGTCTATCCGGAAGACCTGGAAAAAGTTAAGATCGAATTTGCAAGGAATGTGGAATACAACTGTGAAGACTATAGTTTTGAATACAGGATCCTTACCAGGTCCGGGGAGGTCCGCTGGGTGGATGAAAGGACTTTTATCCAGAGGGATGAGGAAGGCGAGATCCATCTCCAGGGCGTTGTTCTTGACATAACGGAACATAAAAAAGCCGAAGAAGCCCTTTTGAAGATGGAAGAAGTCCGCAAAAAAGAGATTCACCACAGAATCAAGAACAACCTTCAGGTAATCTCTACCCTCCTCTACCTCGAATCCGGAAATTTCACTGACGAAAAGGTAATCGAGGCTTTCAGGGATAGCCAGCACAGGGTTAAGTCAATGGCTCTTGTCCACGAAAAGCTCTATCAATCTGAAGATATGATTAGCGTAGACTTTGCAGACTACATCCAGAACCTTGTGAATTATCTTTTCGGGGCATATTCCGTAGGGGACAGGAATATCAACCTGAAACTTGATGTCGATAATGTTTTCCTTGGGATGGATACGGCTGTCCCCCTCGGAATTATAATTAACGAACTCGTCTCAAATTCCCTTAAGCATGCTTTTTTAAAAGGGGAAGACGGTGAGATTTGCGTCCGCCTCAAAAAGGAAGAAAACGGAAAGGATGGCAAAGGGACCGGAAGGCTTGACACCGGAAAAGGAATCAAGGCAGGAGCCCCAGGAAAGTGTTTTTCACTTATTGTCAGGGATAATGGTAAAGGTTTCCCGGAAGATCTTGACTTCAGAGAAACCGACTCCCTTGGCCTGCAGCTTGTAGTTTCCCTTGTGGAGCAGGTTGAAGGTAGCATCGAGCTTGACACGAGCAGGGAAACCGAATTCAGAATCAGGTTCCGGGAATTAAAGTACAAGCAAAAATTATAA